A single genomic interval of Candidatus Binatia bacterium harbors:
- a CDS encoding isochorismatase family protein, whose translation MATWDDLLTERDQEVFAKSGYGKRAGFGERPAVLVIDMNYNFVGDKPEPILKSIERFRNSCGEEGWEGVYRIRDLLAATRKKNLPTFYTTGHEGGSSVAYGRWHGKNSRGAEDLGNKWAKGNDIVAEIAPQDGDILVRKQKPSAFFGTPLVSMLNELHADTVLVTGCTTSGCVRASVIDAFSYNFKVSVVEECVFDRGQSSHKINLFDMNMKYADVVSLKETLEYIEGLSPTLFAPGL comes from the coding sequence ATGGCAACCTGGGACGATCTTTTAACCGAACGCGACCAAGAGGTCTTCGCCAAGTCGGGTTACGGCAAGCGCGCCGGCTTCGGCGAACGGCCCGCCGTGCTGGTCATCGACATGAATTATAACTTCGTCGGCGACAAACCGGAGCCGATCTTGAAATCGATAGAACGCTTTCGCAACAGTTGCGGCGAGGAAGGCTGGGAAGGCGTTTACCGCATCCGCGACCTGCTCGCAGCGACACGAAAAAAGAATCTGCCGACTTTTTACACGACCGGCCACGAAGGCGGAAGCTCGGTCGCCTACGGCCGCTGGCACGGCAAGAACAGCCGCGGCGCGGAAGATCTGGGCAACAAGTGGGCGAAGGGAAACGACATCGTAGCGGAGATCGCGCCCCAAGACGGCGATATCCTCGTGCGCAAGCAAAAGCCCAGCGCCTTTTTCGGCACGCCGCTCGTCAGCATGCTGAACGAGCTTCACGCCGACACGGTGCTCGTCACCGGCTGCACCACCAGCGGCTGCGTGCGCGCGAGCGTGATCGACGCCTTCTCTTATAACTTCAAAGTCTCCGTCGTCGAGGAGTGCGTCTTCGACCGCGGCCAGTCCTCGCACAAGATCAATCTCTTCGACATGAACATGAAGTACGCCGACGTGGTCTCGCTGAAAGAGACGCTGGAATATATCGAGGGGCTTTCCCCGACGCTCTTCGCGCCGGGCTTGTAG